The DNA region TCCCCGATTTCGATCAGAAAGTCGAAACGCTTTCTGGTGGCGAACGTCGGCGGGTTGCGCTCTGCAAAGCATTACTTGACAAACCCGATTTATTATTACTTGATGAACCAACCAACCACTTGGATGCGGAAACGGTTGCATGGTTGGAAAAACAACTGAGGGAATATGAAGGTACGGTAATTCTAATTACTCACGATCGTTACTTCCTCGATAATGTCACAGCATGGATCCTTGAACTTGAGAATACGAAAGGTATCCCTTGGGAAGGGAATTACACCAGTTGGCTCGATCAAAAAGTTGCATTACTCGACGCCGAAGGAAAACCATCTGCGAAACTTGCAATCCTGAAACGTGAACAGGCGTGGCTCAAGCTTTCGGCAACCGACCGCAGCAAGTGGAACATGAACCACGTCTTGGAATATGAAAAACGTGAACAGGAGGCGTTTGAGTTTCGCGACAGCAACAATGAAATCCAGATTGCTCCCGGTCCCCACTTGGGCAATGTTGTGTTAGAGTTAAAAGGGGTTTCCAAATCGTTTGGTAATCGGAAATTGATCGATACTTTCGATTTACATTTGCCGCGTGGCGCGGTTGTCGGCGTGATTGGTCCCAACGGCGTCGGAAAAACCACACTGTTCAAAATGATTACCGGACAGGAGCAACCCGATGCCGGCACACTGCGGCTCGGCGAAACCGTTTCATTGGCGTATGTCGATCAACACCGCGACGACTTGAATAACACAAATACCGTGTTTCAGGAAATCGCCGGCGGTCACGATCAATTGGAATTTGGGAATCAATTGGTCAATGCCCGCACCTACGTCGGCAAGTTTGGCTTCAAGGGTTCCACGCAACAGAAGGAAGTAGGCAAGCTTTCCGGCGGCGAACGAAATCGTTTACATCTGGCGAAACTCTTGCGTCGCGGGGGAAATTTTCTCTTATTGGACGAACCAACCAACGATTTGGATATCGCAACCCTTCGGATGTTGGAAAATGCGATTGTGGAGTTCAACGGATGTGCAATGGTGATTAGTCACGACCGTTACTTTCTCGACCGGATTTGCACCCATATATTGGCATTTGAAGGGAATGCATCGATTCGCTGGTTTGAAGGGAACTTTGCAGCGTATGAAGCGGTGCGGCGGAAAGAGGTAGGAGCGGTGTATGATCGACCTCGCCGTAGTCTCTATCGTTCCCTCACATAACAGAACACATTTTTTCATTCAGTTTGTCGGAGATTCGTGACCGACATCGAAGGGTAAAGGAGGGCTCCAATGCCCACCCGAGTTATTTTACATTGTAATAACCAATCTACGAACTTAATGTTCGCCTGAGAGAAAACGTTCGGAAGTATCAAGTAGGGGAATCTATTGTGAAACATTTGTTACGATATATCATAGTAATCGGCATTCTTTCTTCATTTGCCTCATCTATCTTTGCACTGCCGACTATCGAGTTAGCGATGCTACAAGACCCATCCACGTTAGCAATCGGGATTACGTTGCCGCAAACCCGGTTGTTAAAATTCGGTCAGAAAATTGGCAATACCGGGTTTCGCCGCTTCGATGTAAAAGTATCGGCAGACATTCTTCACCCGTTCGATTATCATCCGCAAGGACATGCCAATGCCGCTCTTGCCTTTGGTATGAATTGGGGAGCCTCGATGCCAAATCCCGGAAAGTTGTTCCAAGGTACTTATATCGGAACGTGGTATGTCGAAGAGGGTGTTGAGAGCGATCTCGATACGAATAAGAAGTATCGGGCACAAAACTATACAACGAGTCTCGGTTACGATCAACAAATTCCCTATACCGATTTCGCTCGTGTAGCGCATAAATCTGCGATGCCAATGGTAATTGGTGCGGCGGTATCAAGTGTCCGCAACATTTATCCGATTGACACATCATCGATCCGCGCCGATGCGCACGCTGATTGGTCGGTGCCTCTACTGTTAGGTACTTCGTGGCTAACGAACGGACAAGCGCATTGGTCAAAGGATGTAAAACCTTATGGATATGTCGAATCGGGAGCCACTTACCCGTTACCGATGCAACAACTGAACATTCCTTTCGTCGGGTTTCAGCCGGTTCTGTTTGCCCGTTTTGTTGCTGGTCGCCGTCCACCGGACTATGAACTAATCAATAGTTGGGAGTATGGGCTCACCTCAACAGTGACGATTGGTGGAAAGTAACAATCGAAAACACGTGATTGCATGTTGAGCAAACGCAACGCATCAAACATGACTTGGTTGACAGTCGCCGATGGTTCACGCCTTTGCGAGTTGTTACATCCATTGTGCACTTCCGGTTTGCCGATGCGTTGCAGCATCGCTGTCGCAGAACTTCAGCCCAAGCAAGCGAATGCATTGCATCGGTTGCGGGAATCGACTGAGATATTTTACATCTTATCGGGAACCGGAACTATCCGAATCGATGACGAACTACAACCCGTAGTATCTGGCGACGCGGTTGTTGTTCCTCCCGGCGCATGGCAATGTTTGGAAAATAATGGAACCGAATTGTTACGCTTCCTTTGTATATGCGATCCTGCATGGCACGCCGACGATGAAGAGGTCGAACAACCCCACCCAAAATCGGGAGTATTCGAATAGCCATGCAAGCGAGATCCTCATTCTACCATACTGCTTTGCGTTGGCTGCGTGAATTTTTTGCCTCGCATCGTCAGTGGTTGAACGAATTCCTTCGACAACTTTACCGCTCCGGTCTAATCATTA from bacterium includes:
- a CDS encoding cupin domain-containing protein — encoded protein: MLSKRNASNMTWLTVADGSRLCELLHPLCTSGLPMRCSIAVAELQPKQANALHRLRESTEIFYILSGTGTIRIDDELQPVVSGDAVVVPPGAWQCLENNGTELLRFLCICDPAWHADDEEVEQPHPKSGVFE
- the ettA gene encoding energy-dependent translational throttle protein EttA, which encodes MPPYVYEMYRLVKYFGQNKVLDNINLAFYAGAKIGVVGDNGSGKSTLLRIMAGQDDNFQGHASPLKGVRVGYVPQEPQLDTTKTVRELIEESFSSTRKILDEYNAITEKMGEMGPDEMEKALDKMATLQDQIEAVDGWNLDTQIEKAADALFLPDFDQKVETLSGGERRRVALCKALLDKPDLLLLDEPTNHLDAETVAWLEKQLREYEGTVILITHDRYFLDNVTAWILELENTKGIPWEGNYTSWLDQKVALLDAEGKPSAKLAILKREQAWLKLSATDRSKWNMNHVLEYEKREQEAFEFRDSNNEIQIAPGPHLGNVVLELKGVSKSFGNRKLIDTFDLHLPRGAVVGVIGPNGVGKTTLFKMITGQEQPDAGTLRLGETVSLAYVDQHRDDLNNTNTVFQEIAGGHDQLEFGNQLVNARTYVGKFGFKGSTQQKEVGKLSGGERNRLHLAKLLRRGGNFLLLDEPTNDLDIATLRMLENAIVEFNGCAMVISHDRYFLDRICTHILAFEGNASIRWFEGNFAAYEAVRRKEVGAVYDRPRRSLYRSLT